One region of Malania oleifera isolate guangnan ecotype guangnan chromosome 6, ASM2987363v1, whole genome shotgun sequence genomic DNA includes:
- the LOC131157422 gene encoding serine/threonine-protein phosphatase PP1 isoform X2 — protein MDEGLLDDIIRRLLDAKNGRTPRHVQLTEAEIRHLCFASREIFLSQPNLLELEAPVKICGDVHGQYSDLLRLFEYGGFPPKANYLFLGDYVDRGKQSVETICLLLAYKIKYKENFFLLRGNHECASINRIYGFYDECKRRFNVRLWKTFTDCFNCLPVAALIDEKIICMHGGLSPDLKNLDQIRNIARPVDVPDQGLLCDLLWADPDKDVEGWGENDRGVSYTFGADKVTEFLQKHDLDLICRAHQVVEDGYEFFARRQLVTIFSAPNYCGEFDNAGAMMSVDDTLTCSFQILKASEKKGKVGFGNMLRPGTPPHKGGKG, from the exons ATGGACGAGGGTTTGCTTGATGATATCATAAGGCGGCTTCTTGACGCGAAGAACGGGCGGACGCCCAGGCACGTACAGCTGACGGAAGCGGAAATCCGGCATCTCTGCTTTGCATCTAGGGAGATTTTTCTCAGCCAGCCCAATCTTCTTGAATTGGAGGCTCCTGTTAAGATTTGTG GAGATGTTCATGGTCAATATTCTGATCTTCTACGATTATTTGAGTACGGTGGGTTCCCGCCTAAGGCAAACTATTTATTCCTGGGGGACTATGTTGATCGTGGTAAGCAGAGCGTAGAGACAATATGCCTTCTTCTTGCGTACAAGATCAAGTACAAGGAAAATTTCTTTCTTCTTAGGGGCAACCATGAATGTGCTTCTATCAATCGTATATATGGGTTTTATGATGAATGTAAGAGGAGGTTTAATGTCCGCCTCTGGAAGACATTTACAGATTGCTTTAACTGCCTGCCTGTCGCAGCCCTTATCGATGAGAAGATCATTTGTATGCATGGAGGATTATCTCCTGACTTGAAAAACTTGGATCAGATCAGGAATATTGCTCGCCCAGTTGATGTACCAGATCAGGGACTTCTCTGTGATTTATTATGGGCTGACCCTGATAAAGATGTTGAAGGCTGGGGAGAAAATGACAGGGGTGTTTCATACACATTTGGGGCTGACAAGGTTACTGAATTCCTTCAGAAACATGACCTTGATCTCATCTGCCGAGCTCACCAG GTTGTCGAAGATGGGTATGAGTTCTTTGCAAGGCGACAGCTGGTGACCATATTTTCTGCACCAAATTATTGTGGTGAGTTTGATAATGCTGGTGCAATGATGAGTGTGGACGATACATTGACGTGCTCCTTTCAGATTTTGAAAGCCtctgaaaagaaaggaaaagtaggATTTGGCAACATGTTGAGACCAGGAACACCTCCTCATAAG GGTGGGAAGGGTTGA
- the LOC131157422 gene encoding serine/threonine-protein phosphatase PP1 isoform X1 → MDEGLLDDIIRRLLDAKNGRTPRHVQLTEAEIRHLCFASREIFLSQPNLLELEAPVKICGDVHGQYSDLLRLFEYGGFPPKANYLFLGDYVDRGKQSVETICLLLAYKIKYKENFFLLRGNHECASINRIYGFYDECKRRFNVRLWKTFTDCFNCLPVAALIDEKIICMHGGLSPDLKNLDQIRNIARPVDVPDQGLLCDLLWADPDKDVEGWGENDRGVSYTFGADKVTEFLQKHDLDLICRAHQVVEDGYEFFARRQLVTIFSAPNYCGEFDNAGAMMSVDDTLTCSFQILKASEKKGKVGFGNMLRPGTPPHKVQNPYSIMKAPKL, encoded by the exons ATGGACGAGGGTTTGCTTGATGATATCATAAGGCGGCTTCTTGACGCGAAGAACGGGCGGACGCCCAGGCACGTACAGCTGACGGAAGCGGAAATCCGGCATCTCTGCTTTGCATCTAGGGAGATTTTTCTCAGCCAGCCCAATCTTCTTGAATTGGAGGCTCCTGTTAAGATTTGTG GAGATGTTCATGGTCAATATTCTGATCTTCTACGATTATTTGAGTACGGTGGGTTCCCGCCTAAGGCAAACTATTTATTCCTGGGGGACTATGTTGATCGTGGTAAGCAGAGCGTAGAGACAATATGCCTTCTTCTTGCGTACAAGATCAAGTACAAGGAAAATTTCTTTCTTCTTAGGGGCAACCATGAATGTGCTTCTATCAATCGTATATATGGGTTTTATGATGAATGTAAGAGGAGGTTTAATGTCCGCCTCTGGAAGACATTTACAGATTGCTTTAACTGCCTGCCTGTCGCAGCCCTTATCGATGAGAAGATCATTTGTATGCATGGAGGATTATCTCCTGACTTGAAAAACTTGGATCAGATCAGGAATATTGCTCGCCCAGTTGATGTACCAGATCAGGGACTTCTCTGTGATTTATTATGGGCTGACCCTGATAAAGATGTTGAAGGCTGGGGAGAAAATGACAGGGGTGTTTCATACACATTTGGGGCTGACAAGGTTACTGAATTCCTTCAGAAACATGACCTTGATCTCATCTGCCGAGCTCACCAG GTTGTCGAAGATGGGTATGAGTTCTTTGCAAGGCGACAGCTGGTGACCATATTTTCTGCACCAAATTATTGTGGTGAGTTTGATAATGCTGGTGCAATGATGAGTGTGGACGATACATTGACGTGCTCCTTTCAGATTTTGAAAGCCtctgaaaagaaaggaaaagtaggATTTGGCAACATGTTGAGACCAGGAACACCTCCTCATAAGGTACAAAACCCTTACAGCATTATGAAGGCACCAAAACTTTAG